In Halorhabdus tiamatea SARL4B, a genomic segment contains:
- a CDS encoding RNA-binding protein, with amino-acid sequence MSSVPFHYVDLRAFCYATEDSARVESALRTLTPEEVDIERTESEGHHGDRILVLSTRLERADEIRHVLAQLSTLEESDREGLLNELVDRIDDNTSFFLTLSKQAAFSGRVERGDGITLRGKVEAYPATKDRAIEHVRDALETL; translated from the coding sequence ATGTCGTCCGTCCCCTTTCACTACGTCGACCTGCGGGCGTTCTGTTATGCCACGGAGGACAGCGCGCGCGTCGAGTCGGCTCTGCGGACGCTGACTCCCGAAGAGGTTGACATCGAACGGACCGAGAGCGAGGGCCATCACGGCGACCGCATCCTCGTGCTCTCGACGCGCTTAGAACGGGCGGACGAGATCAGACATGTCCTCGCACAGCTATCGACGCTCGAGGAATCCGACCGCGAGGGACTACTCAACGAACTCGTCGATCGGATCGACGACAACACGTCGTTTTTCCTGACACTCTCGAAGCAAGCGGCCTTTTCGGGCCGCGTCGAGCGCGGTGACGGCATTACGCTCCGGGGGAAAGTCGAGGCGTATCCGGCGACGAAGGATCGTGCGATCGAACACGTCCGTGACGCCCTCGAGACGCTGTGA